The following proteins come from a genomic window of Sorghum bicolor cultivar BTx623 chromosome 3, Sorghum_bicolor_NCBIv3, whole genome shotgun sequence:
- the LOC8080822 gene encoding ras-related protein RABA1f: MASGYRAEEEYDYLFKVVLIGDSGVGKSNLLSRFARDEFSLETRSTIGVEFATKTVQVDDKLVKAQIWDTAGQERYRAITSAYYRGAVGALVVYDVTRRITFDNAERWLRELRDHTDANIVVMLVGNKADLRHLRAVTPEDAAAFAERHGTFSMETSALDATNVDRAFAEVLRQIYHVVSRNALDIGEDPAAPPRGKTIDVGAAKDEVSPVNTGGCCSA; the protein is encoded by the exons ATGGCGTCGGGGTACCGCGCGGAGGAGGAGTACGACTACCTGTTCAAGGTGGTGCTGATCGGGGACAGCGGCGTGGGCAAGTCGAACCTGCTGTCGCGGTTCGCCAGGGACGAGTTCAGCCTCGAGACCAGGTCCACCATCGGCGTCGAGTTCGCCACCAAGACCGTCCAGGTCGACGACAAGCTCGTCAAGGCGCAGATCTGGGACACCGCCGGGCAGGAGAG GTACCGCGCCATCACGAGCGCATACTACCGCGGCGCGGTGGGCGCGCTGGTGGTGTACGACGTGACCCGCCGCATCACCTTCGACAACGCCGAGCGCTGGCTGCGGGAGCTGCGGGACCACACGGACGCCAACATCGTGGTCATGCTGGTGGGCAACAAGGCCGACCTGCGCCACCTCCGCGCCGTGACGCCCGAGGACGCCGCGGCCTTCGCGGAGCGGCACGGCACCTTCTCCATGGAGACGTCGGCGCTGGACGCCACCAACGTCGACCGCGCCTTCGCCGAGGTGCTCCGCCAGATCTACCACGTCGTCAGCCGGAACGCGCTCGACATCGGGGAGGACCCCGCCGCGCCGCCCAGGGGAAAGACCATCGACGTCGGCGCCGCCAAGGACGAGGTCTCCCCCGTGAATACGGGCGGCTGCTGCTCGGCTTAG
- the LOC8061836 gene encoding uncharacterized protein LOC8061836 isoform X1, whose amino-acid sequence MAFRNMVCTPQVIDLTSERGQAQGGNGSEIPEQGAQHAVRVVGNGTNVGLSGVRSYYDVSINHHHQPVHNPPPNLGVDSGFVFASNMYNPCMSSTSINRHVSHAQSFGSGNQTLPLNQVPGSMDESSRNDSVGESARDHIKRKNAAVAGSYPFVNGFASSSSSSHAPQNPMLRPWDPSFESTVSSNVAPFNPSEYHGHSSWPSLEGSSIAGTNGFNSMAVHPESVQRGNYTFPSNHIGHSWMPHATNGIADGVPQWEYVNATTNIQGRFAHSGATEIANGGFQEYQNGPSTVSRGPVPYFHQHAMHGMQAHNLLDPTQMQVPYQQCHNNGVLHGGVNYPGNRLHLGPRIPVLFSSPERTFGPPQHPFLANPVNHRNIRILPPEQHATIMDFSRLYEVSNTVDEHRDMRLDIDSMTYEELLALEEQIGDVNTGLTKSHIVDKLRTSLYVPGTSSMPDQPSKSSLENDACIICQEEYQARDCVGTLDCGHRYHAECVKQWLMVKNLCPICKTTALSANRRQGK is encoded by the exons ATGGCATTTAGAAATATGGTTTGCACTCCCCAAGTCATTGATCTTACGTCAGAGAGAGGGCAAGCTCAAGGAGGCAATGGTAGTGAGATACCTGAGCAAGGTGCACAACATGCTGTCAGAGTTGTAGGAAATGGAACAAATGTTGGTCTCTCTGGTGTGCGAAGTTACTATGATGTGAGCATAAATCATCACCATCAGCCTGTTCATAACCCACCCCCAAATTTAGGTGTTGATTCTGGTTTTGTCTTCGCATCAAATATGTACAATCCCTGCATGTCATCAACATCAATCAACAGACATGTTTCTCATGCTCAGAGCTTTGGATCAGGGAATCAAACATTGCCTCTAAACCAAGTTCCAGGAAGTATGGATGAGAGTAGCAGAAATGACAGTGTTGGTGAAAGTGCTAGAGACCATATTAAAAGGAAAAATGCTGCAGTTGCTGGAAGCTATCCTTTTGTTAATGGATTTGCaagctcaagctcatcttctCATGCACCTCAGAATCCTATGCTTAGGCCTTGGGACCCTTCTTTTGAATCAACAGTTTCTTCTAATGTTGCACCGTTCAACCCATCAGAATATCATGGACACAGCAGTTGGCCGTCCTTAGAAGGATCTTCCATAGCTGGAACTAATGGATTCAACTCAATGGCTGTTCATCCAGAATCAGTACAGCGTGGGAACTATACATTTCCATCCAATCACATTGGCCATTCATGGATGCCCCATGCTACTAATGGTATTGCTGATGGAGTTCCCCAGTGGGAATATGTTAATGCAACTACTAATATTCAAG GCAGATTTGCCCATTCAGGAGCCACAGAAATTGCAAATGGAGGCTTTCAGGAATATCAGAATGGCCCTTCAACTGTTTCTCGGGGACCAGTACCTTATTTCCACCAGCATGCGATGCATGGCATGCAAGCTCATAATCTGCTTGATCCTACTCAAATGCAAGTTCCTTACCAACAATGCCACAATAACGGTGTCTTGCATGGTGGTGTTAATTACCCTGGAAACCGTCTCCACTTAGGTCCGCGAATTCCAGTTCTCTTCTCCAGTCCTGAACGTACTTTTGGACCTCCACAGCATCCATTCCTGGCAAATCCAGTTAACCACCGCAACATAAGGATTCTACCACCCGAG CAGCATGCCACAATAATGGATTTTTCGAGATTGTATGAAGTGTCAAATACTGTAGATGAGCATAGAGATATGCGTCTAGACATAGACAGCATGACGTATGAG GAGCTTTTAGCATTAGAAGAGCAGATTGGAGATGTCAATACTGGCCTGACAAAAAGTCACATTGTAGATAAATTGAGGACTAGCCTATATGTTCCAGGAACATCAAGCATGCCTGATCAGCCATCTAAATCTTCTCTAGAGAATGATGCTTGCATAATATGCCAG GAGGAGTACCAGGCTAGAGACTGCGTTGGCACCCTTGACTGTGGTCACAGGTACCACGCAGAGTGCGTGAAGCAGTGGCTGATGGTGAAGAACTTGTGCCCCATCTGCAAGACAACAGCATTGTCTGCCAACAGAAGACAAGGAAAATGA
- the LOC8061836 gene encoding uncharacterized protein LOC8061836 isoform X3, with protein sequence MAFRNMVCTPQVIDLTSERGQAQGGNGSEIPEQGAQHAVRVVGNGTNVGLSGVRSYYDVSINHHHQPVHNPPPNLGVDSGFVFASNMYNPCMSSTSINRHVSHAQSFGSGNQTLPLNQVPGSMDESSRNDSVGESARDHIKRKNAAVAGSYPFVNGFASSSSSSHAPQNPMLRPWDPSFESTVSSNVAPFNPSEYHGHSSWPSLEGSSIAGTNGFNSMAVHPESVQRGNYTFPSNHIGHSWMPHATNGIADGVPQWEYVNATTNIQGATEIANGGFQEYQNGPSTVSRGPVPYFHQHAMHGMQAHNLLDPTQMQVPYQQCHNNGVLHGGVNYPGNRLHLGPRIPVLFSSPERTFGPPQHPFLANPVNHRNIRILPPEQHATIMDFSRLYEVSNTVDEHRDMRLDIDSMTYEELLALEEQIGDVNTGLTKSHIVDKLRTSLYVPGTSSMPDQPSKSSLENDACIICQEEYQARDCVGTLDCGHRYHAECVKQWLMVKNLCPICKTTALSANRRQGK encoded by the exons ATGGCATTTAGAAATATGGTTTGCACTCCCCAAGTCATTGATCTTACGTCAGAGAGAGGGCAAGCTCAAGGAGGCAATGGTAGTGAGATACCTGAGCAAGGTGCACAACATGCTGTCAGAGTTGTAGGAAATGGAACAAATGTTGGTCTCTCTGGTGTGCGAAGTTACTATGATGTGAGCATAAATCATCACCATCAGCCTGTTCATAACCCACCCCCAAATTTAGGTGTTGATTCTGGTTTTGTCTTCGCATCAAATATGTACAATCCCTGCATGTCATCAACATCAATCAACAGACATGTTTCTCATGCTCAGAGCTTTGGATCAGGGAATCAAACATTGCCTCTAAACCAAGTTCCAGGAAGTATGGATGAGAGTAGCAGAAATGACAGTGTTGGTGAAAGTGCTAGAGACCATATTAAAAGGAAAAATGCTGCAGTTGCTGGAAGCTATCCTTTTGTTAATGGATTTGCaagctcaagctcatcttctCATGCACCTCAGAATCCTATGCTTAGGCCTTGGGACCCTTCTTTTGAATCAACAGTTTCTTCTAATGTTGCACCGTTCAACCCATCAGAATATCATGGACACAGCAGTTGGCCGTCCTTAGAAGGATCTTCCATAGCTGGAACTAATGGATTCAACTCAATGGCTGTTCATCCAGAATCAGTACAGCGTGGGAACTATACATTTCCATCCAATCACATTGGCCATTCATGGATGCCCCATGCTACTAATGGTATTGCTGATGGAGTTCCCCAGTGGGAATATGTTAATGCAACTACTAATATTCAAG GAGCCACAGAAATTGCAAATGGAGGCTTTCAGGAATATCAGAATGGCCCTTCAACTGTTTCTCGGGGACCAGTACCTTATTTCCACCAGCATGCGATGCATGGCATGCAAGCTCATAATCTGCTTGATCCTACTCAAATGCAAGTTCCTTACCAACAATGCCACAATAACGGTGTCTTGCATGGTGGTGTTAATTACCCTGGAAACCGTCTCCACTTAGGTCCGCGAATTCCAGTTCTCTTCTCCAGTCCTGAACGTACTTTTGGACCTCCACAGCATCCATTCCTGGCAAATCCAGTTAACCACCGCAACATAAGGATTCTACCACCCGAG CAGCATGCCACAATAATGGATTTTTCGAGATTGTATGAAGTGTCAAATACTGTAGATGAGCATAGAGATATGCGTCTAGACATAGACAGCATGACGTATGAG GAGCTTTTAGCATTAGAAGAGCAGATTGGAGATGTCAATACTGGCCTGACAAAAAGTCACATTGTAGATAAATTGAGGACTAGCCTATATGTTCCAGGAACATCAAGCATGCCTGATCAGCCATCTAAATCTTCTCTAGAGAATGATGCTTGCATAATATGCCAG GAGGAGTACCAGGCTAGAGACTGCGTTGGCACCCTTGACTGTGGTCACAGGTACCACGCAGAGTGCGTGAAGCAGTGGCTGATGGTGAAGAACTTGTGCCCCATCTGCAAGACAACAGCATTGTCTGCCAACAGAAGACAAGGAAAATGA
- the LOC8061836 gene encoding E3 ubiquitin-protein ligase arkadia-B isoform X2, giving the protein MAFRNMVCTPQVIDLTSERGQAQGGNGSEIPEQGAQHAVRVVGNGTNVGLSGVRSYYDVSINHHHQPVHNPPPNLGVDSGFVFASNMYNPCMSSTSINRHVSHAQSFGSGNQTLPLNQVPGSMDESSRNDSVGESARDHIKRKNAAVAGSYPFVNGFASSSSSSHAPQNPMLRPWDPSFESTVSSNVAPFNPSEYHGHSSWPSLEGSSIAGTNGFNSMAVHPESVQRGNYTFPSNHIGHSWMPHATNGIADGVPQWEYVNATTNIQGRFAHSGATEIANGGFQEYQNGPSTVSRGPVPYFHQHAMHGMQAHNLLDPTQMQVPYQQCHNNGVLHGGVNYPGNRLHLGPRIPVLFSSPERTFGPPQHPFLANPVNHRNIRILPPEHATIMDFSRLYEVSNTVDEHRDMRLDIDSMTYEELLALEEQIGDVNTGLTKSHIVDKLRTSLYVPGTSSMPDQPSKSSLENDACIICQEEYQARDCVGTLDCGHRYHAECVKQWLMVKNLCPICKTTALSANRRQGK; this is encoded by the exons ATGGCATTTAGAAATATGGTTTGCACTCCCCAAGTCATTGATCTTACGTCAGAGAGAGGGCAAGCTCAAGGAGGCAATGGTAGTGAGATACCTGAGCAAGGTGCACAACATGCTGTCAGAGTTGTAGGAAATGGAACAAATGTTGGTCTCTCTGGTGTGCGAAGTTACTATGATGTGAGCATAAATCATCACCATCAGCCTGTTCATAACCCACCCCCAAATTTAGGTGTTGATTCTGGTTTTGTCTTCGCATCAAATATGTACAATCCCTGCATGTCATCAACATCAATCAACAGACATGTTTCTCATGCTCAGAGCTTTGGATCAGGGAATCAAACATTGCCTCTAAACCAAGTTCCAGGAAGTATGGATGAGAGTAGCAGAAATGACAGTGTTGGTGAAAGTGCTAGAGACCATATTAAAAGGAAAAATGCTGCAGTTGCTGGAAGCTATCCTTTTGTTAATGGATTTGCaagctcaagctcatcttctCATGCACCTCAGAATCCTATGCTTAGGCCTTGGGACCCTTCTTTTGAATCAACAGTTTCTTCTAATGTTGCACCGTTCAACCCATCAGAATATCATGGACACAGCAGTTGGCCGTCCTTAGAAGGATCTTCCATAGCTGGAACTAATGGATTCAACTCAATGGCTGTTCATCCAGAATCAGTACAGCGTGGGAACTATACATTTCCATCCAATCACATTGGCCATTCATGGATGCCCCATGCTACTAATGGTATTGCTGATGGAGTTCCCCAGTGGGAATATGTTAATGCAACTACTAATATTCAAG GCAGATTTGCCCATTCAGGAGCCACAGAAATTGCAAATGGAGGCTTTCAGGAATATCAGAATGGCCCTTCAACTGTTTCTCGGGGACCAGTACCTTATTTCCACCAGCATGCGATGCATGGCATGCAAGCTCATAATCTGCTTGATCCTACTCAAATGCAAGTTCCTTACCAACAATGCCACAATAACGGTGTCTTGCATGGTGGTGTTAATTACCCTGGAAACCGTCTCCACTTAGGTCCGCGAATTCCAGTTCTCTTCTCCAGTCCTGAACGTACTTTTGGACCTCCACAGCATCCATTCCTGGCAAATCCAGTTAACCACCGCAACATAAGGATTCTACCACCCGAG CATGCCACAATAATGGATTTTTCGAGATTGTATGAAGTGTCAAATACTGTAGATGAGCATAGAGATATGCGTCTAGACATAGACAGCATGACGTATGAG GAGCTTTTAGCATTAGAAGAGCAGATTGGAGATGTCAATACTGGCCTGACAAAAAGTCACATTGTAGATAAATTGAGGACTAGCCTATATGTTCCAGGAACATCAAGCATGCCTGATCAGCCATCTAAATCTTCTCTAGAGAATGATGCTTGCATAATATGCCAG GAGGAGTACCAGGCTAGAGACTGCGTTGGCACCCTTGACTGTGGTCACAGGTACCACGCAGAGTGCGTGAAGCAGTGGCTGATGGTGAAGAACTTGTGCCCCATCTGCAAGACAACAGCATTGTCTGCCAACAGAAGACAAGGAAAATGA